A genome region from Clupea harengus chromosome 7, Ch_v2.0.2, whole genome shotgun sequence includes the following:
- the chfr gene encoding E3 ubiquitin-protein ligase CHFR, with protein sequence METQSRSQPWGKLINLDRSCESEVLLVNRECTIGRRKGCDLSFPANKLVSGDHCKIVQDERSGKVWLEDMSTNGTVINMSKLVKKQMHHLQNGDVIYFVYRKNEPEQNIAYIFQSMRPPHQAPSQNDSGRSAEPRQEKSAESTPEPPTVAVTPLSPAPQQPVQEEPQPSTSSSTSHLYCHSPSVPSGPQGTTGTVQNPHGIGDTAHLEVGGAESSSPSSSQTPAAGLLYAAGPHARPLTLREMLRTHEASPGSVREGESVEPERKKRKIATDGGDESSLPPSVCSELAALPKQPLVELAGKERAEGAKTDKMEESLTCIICQDLLHDCVSLQPCMHTFCAACYSGWMERSSLCPTCRCPVERIRKNHILNNLVEAYLQQHPEKCRSEEDLQSMDMRNKITQDMLQPKIERSFSDEEGSSDYLFELSDNDSDTSDMSQPFLTCRQCPGYRKDMSQASWIAGPPPDEGPGKPPGEGPSTSAEASPATALQEFKCPPQGSHVICTCCLQPMPDRRGELSGQQVSSQQCMVCQRPFCHMYWGCQRIGCHGCLARFSELNLTDKCLDGVLNSNNYESEILQNYLSSRGMSWKEMLQEGLQAAQRGVFHLSDFRINTSSVVCYCCGLRAFKELAYKFRESIPSSELPATVTSRPDCYWGRNCRTQVKAHHATKFNHICEQTRFKN encoded by the exons ATGGAAACCCAGTCTAGAAGTCAACCTTGGGGGAAGCTGATCAATTTAGACCGAAGTTGCGAGTCTGAAGTGTTACTTGTCAACCGAGAATGCACCATCGGGCGAAGAAAGG GCTGTGATCTGTCCTTTCCTGCGAACAAACTGGTCTCCGGGGATCACTGTAAAATTGTGCAGGATGAGCGGTCAGGGAAGGTTTGGCTTGAGGATATGAG TACAAACGGTACAGTGATCAACATGTCCAAGTTGGTGAAGAAACAAATGCACCACCTACAGAATGGTGATGTTATCTACTTTGTGTACCGGAAAAATGAACCAGAGCAAA ATATTGCATATATTTTTCAGTCCATGAGACCACCCCACCAAGCCCCTTCACAAAATG ACAGTGGAAGGTCAGCAGAGCCCAGACAGGAGAAGAGCGCAGAGAGCACACCAGAGCCCCCAACAGTAGCAGTGactcctctgtctcctgctccGCAGCAGCCAGTCCAGGAGGAGCCCcagccctccacctcctcctccacctcccaccTGTACTGCCACTCCCCCTCCGTGCCCTCAGGACCCCAGGGTACAACAGGCACAGTGCAGAACCCTCACG GTATAGGCGATACTGCTCACTTAGAGGTTGGTGGTGCCGagtcctcctccccctcctcctcacagaCCCCCGCTGCAGGGCTGCTCTACGCCGCAGGCCCCCATGCCAGGCCTCTCACCCTCAGGGAGATGCTCAGGACCCATGAAGCCAGCCCAGGCTctgtgagggaaggagagagtgtcgagccggagagaaagaagaggaaaattGCCACTG ATGGTGGTGATGAGTCGTCTTTGCCGCCCTCGGTCTGCAGTGAGTTGGCGGCCCTGCCGAAACAGCCTCTGGTGGAGCTGGCGGGGAAGGAGCGAGCCGAGGGGGCCAAAACAGACAAGATGGAGGAGTCGCTCACGTGCATCATCTGCCAGGATCTGCTGCACGACTGTGTGAG tctccaACCCTGTATGCACACGTTCTGTGCTGCCTGCTACTCTGGCTGGATGGAGcgctcctccctctgtcccacCTGCCGCTGCCCTGTGGAGAGGATCCGCAAGAACCACATCCTCAACAACCTGGTGGAGGCCTACCTGCAGCAGCACCCag AGAAGTGTCGCAGTGAGGAGGACCTGCAGAGCATGGACATGCGCAATAAGATCACTCAGGACATGCTGCAGCCAAAGATCGAGCGCTCCTTCTCAGACGAGGAAGGCAGCTCCGACTACCTGTTTGAGCTCTCCGACAACGACAGCGACACCTCTGACATGAG TCAACCGTTCCTGACGTGTCGGCAGTGTCCCGGCTACAGGAAGGACATGAGCCAGGCCTCGTGGATCGCCGGCCCGCCTCCAGATGAAGGGCCAGGGAAGCCCCCAGGAGAGGGGCCCTCTACATCTGCAGAGGCCTCCCCAG ccaCCGCACTCCAAGAGTTCAAGTGTCCTCCCCAAGGCAGCCACGTCATCTGCACATGCTGCCTTCAGCCAATGCCGGACCGCCGTGGCGAGCTCTCCGGCCAACAGGTCTCCTCCCAGCAGT GTATGGTGTGTCAGCGTCCCTTCTGCCACATGTACTGGGGCTGCCAGCGCATCGGCTGTCACGGCTGCTTGGCGCGCTTCAGTG AGCTCAACCTCACAGACAAATGCCTCGATGGGGTGCTGAACAGCAACAATTACGAGTCTGAAATCTTGCAG AATTATCTGTCCTCAAGAGGTATGTCGTGGAAGGAGATGCTGCAGGAGGGGCTGCAGGCAGCACAGCGGGGGGTCTTCCATCTGTCTG ATTTCCGCATCAACACCAGTTCTGTTGTGTGCTACTGCTGTGGTCTGCGAGCCTTCAAGGAGCTGGCCTACAAATTCAGGGAGAGCATCCCTTCCTCTGAGCttccag CTACGGTGACGTCCCGGCCAGACTGCTACTGGGGACGTAACTGCCGCACACAAGTCAAAGCACACCACGCCAC gaaaTTCAATCACATATGTGAACAGACACGTTTTAAGAACTGA
- the si:dkey-112e17.1 gene encoding uncharacterized protein si:dkey-112e17.1, protein MGLCEFRRTPIFILSFLFWITGCAPQKVYFDCGAKVDVVDAQGLILSPGFPYNYSSGTHCVWQFFVPVGHQLIMEMFDFDVFENHNSQARFSAISEGGLDEDEMMDDSAVYSTVRSEAVGSATQPEDLAPPTQDSSSSSPKEPQSSPKDVVKPVVIQEQSTKMEMAKVSNSAKWSSSSPSIVPSLQSPSQQGTGMEPQGDKALNDISPQGLRADARLGGGEFVSDPTSPPPLPTDAESVSPETQQSQVDACPHDVLYISDLITFSSRFCGANRPASSQLVFGSSDGMVEVIMELITTTHWGRGFALLFHYRNHTDAMADQRSLTPTARKMDALLAIVSGAAFFAVALSCVLFIVFRPKLCAKGASASPSSNPEVPQLVQNPGVDVSELQLVPPNDLGQEVVPKNGNNNRSHSLSLPNTGLSFTAGGEVSTNPELDISSGGLTELELGTDEVFVISSGPIPSRLPFCLHTRDRFLRHSDTGPSHVSDWPSQEPSALPTATPAGTTGSFSSARPRAWSVRTFQDFLPPLPQLHKKWCSWNSTSPFTKLVDSAPSSSVADCQTDGKRKVFSDPQLGSKTDTSQSDSSMSNASYPLAQPAQRQRRLNSTSNLRRTRFASPCFGLLSGSPESSKSAPVGYQGADPHSGGSSPGQQQQLGEALAGNVRDFAGGGDDHINVPVFAISEEEDRQPLVLAEHLSQSSVMHNGLCQGKRLTDGGAVNGSVLSRGKSEWRPWANNTTGEAGLLLADMPTGVADPALVMSNSLSGQIQLSSLGQ, encoded by the exons ATGGGACTTTGTGAGTTTAGAAGGACACCCATTTTTATTTTGTCCTTCCTGTTTTGGATCACAGGATGTGCACCGCAAAAA GTGTATTTTGACTGCGGAGCCAAAGTGGATGTTGTAGATGCCCAAGGGCTCATTCTGTCCCCTGGATTTCCCTATAACTACTCATCAGGGACTCACTGTGTGTGGCAGTTCTTTGTGCCTGTAGGCCACCAGCTCATAATGGAGATGTTTGACTTTGACGTCTTCGAGAATCACAATAGCCAGGCCAGATTTTCAGCAATATCAGAGGGGGGCCTGGACGAGGACGAGATGATGGATGACAGTGCTGTGTACTCGACTGTGAGGTCAGAGGCGGTGGGTTCCGCAACCCAGCCCGAAGACCTCGCCCCGCCGACccaagacagcagcagcagcagtcccaAGGAGCCCCAGTCTTCGCCAAAGGACGTGGTCAAGCCCGTGGTCATCCAAGAGCAGTCCACAAAAATGGAGATGGCCAAAGTGTCCAACTCTGCCAAATGGTCCTCGTCTTCGCCGTCGATTGTCCCTTCACTGCAGTCCCCTTCACAGCAGGGTACTGGGATGGAGCCTCAGGGAGACAAAGCCCTGAACGACATCTCCCCTCAGGGCCTCAGGGCTGACGCCAGACTGGGGGGGGGTGAGTTCGTGAGCGACCCTACCTCGCCTCCCCCTTTGCCCACAGATGCCGAGTCAGTAAGTCCGGAGACGCAGCAATCACAAGTAGACGCGTGCCCGCATGACGTCCTCTATATCTCTGACCTGATCACCTTCTCCTCTCGCTTCTGTGGCGCCAATCGGCCAGCCAGTAGCCAGCTGGTGTTTGGCTCTTCAGATGGGATGGTGGAAGTGATCATGGAGCTTATCACCACCACCCACTGGGGCCGCGGCTTCGCACTTCTCTTCCACTACCGCAACCACACCGATGCCATGGCCGACCAGCGCTCCCTCACCCCCACGGCCAGGAAAATGGACGCCCTGCTGGCCATTGTGAGTGGGGCAGCCTTCTTTGCTGTGGCTCTCTCTTGTGTGCTCTTTATTGTCTTCAG ACCAAAACTATGCGCTAAAGGAGCCAGCGCATCTCCCTCCAGCAACCCTGAG GTGCCACAGCTTGTGCAGAACCCTGGGGTGGATGTCAGTGAGCTCCAGCTGGTGCCTCCCAATGACCTTGGACAAGAGGTTGTGCCCAAGAATGGCAACAACAACCGCTCACACAGCCTGAGCCTGCCAAACACAG GGTTGTCATTCACCGCTGGCGGTGAGGTTTCCACCAATCCTGAGCTGGACATCTCCTCTGGTGGGCTCACAGAGCTTGAGCTGGGCACAGATGAGGTGTTTGTGATCTCCTCCGGACCCATTCCAAGCAGATTGCCATTCTGTCTCCACACG CGGGATAGGTTCCTGCGACACAGCGATACTGGTCCATCCCATGTAAGTGACTGGCCATCTCAAGAGCCCTCTGCCCTACCTACAGCTACCCCTGCAGGAACTACGGGGTCTTTCAGCAGTGCTCGGCCGCGAGCCTGGAGCGTCCGCACCTTCCAGGACTTTCTGCCTCCTCTGCCACAGCTGCATAAGAAGTGGTGCAGCTGGAACTCCACCAGCCCCTTCACCAAGCTGGTTGACAGT GCACCCTCCAGCTCGGTAGCAGACTGCCAAACTGACGGCAAGAGGAAGGTCTTCTCTGACCCCCAGCTCGGGAGCAAGACCGACACCAGCCAGTCCGACTCCTCCATGAGTAACGCCTCCTATCCCCTCGCCCAGCCCGCTCAGCGCCAGCGTCGCCTCAACTCCACCAGCAACCTGCGCCGCACCCGCTTTGCCTCCCCCTGCTTCGGCCTCCTCTCTGGGTCGCCGGAGAGCAGCAAGTCGGCCCCTGTGGGCTACCAGGGTGCTGATCCCCATAGCGGAGGCAGTTCCCCGGGGCAACAACAGCAGCTTGGTGAAGCGCTGGCAGGGAATGTCAGAGATTTCGCTGGAGGGGGCGACGATCACATCAACGTGCCGGTATTCGCCATatcagaggaggaggaccggCAGCCACTGGTGCTGGCCGAGCACCTCAGCCAGTCCTCCGTCATGCACAACGGACTGTGCCAGGGCAAAAGGCTCACAGACGGGGGCGCAGTCAACGGATCCGTCCTGTCCCGCGGCAAGTCTGAGTGGAGGCCGTGGGCCAATAACACCACAGGAGAGGCGGGGCTTCTCCTGGCTGACATGCCCACTGGAGTTGCAGATCCAGCGTTGGTGATGTCAAACAGCTTGTCTGGTCAGATACAACTGTCCTCTCTTGGCCAATAA